In one Arthrobacter jinronghuae genomic region, the following are encoded:
- the gcvP gene encoding aminomethyl-transferring glycine dehydrogenase, with translation MPAEPSSSTLAAAFVDRHIGARADAVETMLKTVGYDSLDGLVDMAVPAAIRQNFPLVLDPAKSEEETLAALRRIAGKNKTAVQMIGQGYYGTHTPPVILRNVVEDPAWYTAYTPYQPEISQGRLEALLNFQTMVQDLTALPIANASLLDEATAVAEAVLLMRRSNKSHSNGAIVLDSELFPQTIAVVKGRAKALGFDVIVADLADSLPEGELAGVVLQQPGASGVVRDHAALIAEAKERGALVTVAADLLALTLITPPGEQGADIAVGSVQRFGVPLFYGGPHAAYMAVRKGLERSLPGRLVGVSKDSAGTPAYRLALQTREQHIRREKATSNICTAQALLAIVASMYAVYHGPEGLTAIARRAHDSARTLATALKAAGVELLHESFFDTVTARVPGRAAEVIAAAEAKGINLRRIDADTVGISADETTTPAVIADVAAAFGAATVESADGFDLPAGLLRTSEFMTHPVFSSYRSETQMLRYLRRLSDRDLALDRTMIPLGSCTMKLNATAEMQAMTWPEFASIHPFAPDSQTEGWRELIADLEEKLAVITGYDTVSIQPNAGSQGELAGLLAIRGYHHSRGDEQRNVCLIPASAHGTNAASAVLAGMKVVVVATADDGAIDHADLRAKIDANRENLAAIMITYPSTHGVFDDDVRDVCEAVHEAGGQVYIDGANLNALVGLAQPGEFGGDVSHLNLHKTFCIPHGGGGPGVGPVAAKAHLAPFMPGDAATWTGGEDIPVSASRFGSAGVLPISWAYVSLMGGEGLTSATKHALLAANYVAARLNEYYPVLYTGKGGLVAHECILDLRELTAKTGVTAEDVAKRLVDYGFHAPTLSFPVAGTLMVEPTESEDLGEMDRFIDAMIAIRAEIDQVGAGDFTLEGSPLRNAPHTAVVVAANEWDRAYPREQAAFPLRSLRMDKYFPPVGRIDGAAGDRNLICSCPPIEDFEN, from the coding sequence ATGCCTGCAGAACCGTCCTCCTCCACTCTTGCCGCCGCGTTCGTGGACCGGCACATCGGCGCCCGTGCCGACGCCGTTGAAACCATGCTCAAGACTGTCGGCTACGACTCCCTTGACGGTCTGGTGGACATGGCCGTCCCCGCCGCGATCCGGCAGAATTTCCCGTTGGTCCTGGACCCGGCGAAGAGCGAAGAGGAAACCCTCGCGGCACTGCGGCGCATCGCAGGGAAGAACAAGACGGCCGTGCAGATGATCGGCCAGGGCTACTACGGCACCCACACCCCGCCGGTGATCCTGCGCAACGTGGTGGAGGATCCGGCCTGGTACACGGCCTACACCCCCTACCAGCCCGAAATCTCCCAGGGCCGGCTCGAAGCGCTGCTGAACTTCCAGACCATGGTCCAGGACCTCACTGCCCTGCCCATCGCGAACGCGTCCCTGCTGGACGAAGCCACTGCCGTGGCTGAGGCGGTGCTGTTGATGCGCCGGTCCAACAAGTCCCACAGCAACGGCGCCATCGTGCTGGACTCGGAGCTCTTCCCGCAGACCATCGCCGTGGTGAAGGGCCGGGCCAAGGCGCTCGGCTTCGACGTCATTGTTGCGGACCTCGCCGACAGCCTGCCCGAAGGCGAGCTGGCCGGCGTCGTACTCCAGCAGCCCGGCGCGTCCGGCGTGGTGCGCGACCACGCCGCACTGATCGCCGAAGCGAAGGAGCGCGGCGCGCTCGTCACCGTGGCCGCGGACCTGCTGGCCCTCACCCTCATCACCCCTCCCGGCGAGCAGGGCGCGGACATTGCCGTCGGCTCCGTGCAGCGCTTCGGTGTTCCGCTGTTCTACGGCGGTCCGCACGCCGCCTACATGGCCGTCCGCAAGGGCCTGGAGCGGTCCCTGCCCGGCCGCCTGGTGGGCGTCTCCAAGGATTCGGCGGGCACCCCCGCCTACCGGCTCGCGCTGCAGACCCGCGAGCAGCACATCCGCCGGGAAAAGGCGACCTCCAATATCTGCACCGCGCAGGCGCTGCTGGCCATCGTTGCCTCCATGTACGCCGTCTATCACGGCCCCGAGGGCCTGACCGCGATTGCCCGCCGCGCCCACGACTCCGCCCGGACGCTGGCCACCGCGCTGAAGGCCGCCGGCGTCGAACTGCTGCACGAGTCCTTCTTCGACACCGTTACTGCCCGCGTCCCCGGCCGCGCTGCGGAGGTCATTGCCGCCGCCGAAGCGAAGGGCATCAACCTGCGCCGGATCGATGCTGACACAGTGGGCATCTCCGCCGACGAAACGACGACGCCGGCCGTGATCGCCGACGTCGCCGCCGCCTTCGGTGCCGCAACCGTGGAATCCGCGGACGGCTTCGACCTGCCGGCCGGGCTGCTGCGCACCTCGGAATTCATGACGCACCCGGTGTTCTCCTCCTACCGCTCCGAAACCCAGATGCTGCGCTACCTGCGCCGCCTCTCGGACCGCGACCTGGCCCTGGACCGCACCATGATCCCGCTGGGCTCCTGCACCATGAAGCTCAACGCCACCGCGGAAATGCAGGCCATGACCTGGCCGGAATTCGCGTCCATCCACCCGTTCGCTCCGGACTCCCAGACCGAGGGCTGGCGCGAACTGATCGCGGACCTGGAAGAGAAGCTCGCGGTCATCACCGGCTATGACACCGTTTCCATCCAGCCGAACGCCGGCTCCCAGGGTGAACTGGCCGGCCTGCTGGCCATCCGCGGCTACCACCACTCCCGCGGCGACGAACAGCGCAACGTCTGCCTCATTCCGGCGTCCGCCCACGGCACCAACGCCGCCTCTGCGGTCCTGGCCGGCATGAAGGTGGTGGTCGTGGCCACCGCCGACGACGGCGCCATCGACCACGCGGACCTGCGCGCCAAAATCGACGCGAACCGCGAAAACCTTGCCGCCATCATGATCACCTACCCCTCCACCCACGGAGTGTTCGACGACGACGTCCGCGACGTCTGCGAAGCGGTCCACGAGGCCGGCGGCCAGGTCTACATCGACGGCGCCAACCTCAACGCCCTGGTCGGCCTGGCACAGCCGGGCGAGTTCGGCGGCGACGTATCCCATCTGAACCTGCACAAGACCTTCTGCATCCCGCATGGCGGCGGCGGTCCCGGCGTCGGCCCCGTGGCAGCCAAGGCTCACCTCGCGCCCTTTATGCCCGGCGACGCCGCCACCTGGACCGGCGGCGAGGACATCCCCGTCTCCGCGTCCCGCTTCGGCTCCGCCGGCGTGCTGCCCATTTCCTGGGCATACGTCAGCCTCATGGGCGGCGAAGGCCTGACCAGCGCCACCAAGCACGCCCTGCTCGCAGCGAACTACGTCGCAGCCCGCCTGAACGAGTACTACCCCGTGCTTTACACGGGCAAGGGCGGACTGGTGGCGCACGAGTGCATCCTGGACCTGCGTGAACTGACCGCCAAGACCGGCGTCACTGCCGAGGATGTGGCCAAGCGGCTGGTGGACTACGGCTTCCATGCCCCCACGCTGTCCTTCCCGGTGGCAGGCACCCTGATGGTGGAACCCACCGAGTCCGAGGACCTGGGCGAGATGGACCGCTTCATCGACGCCATGATCGCCATCCGCGCCGAAATCGACCAGGTGGGCGCCGGGGACTTCACCCTCGAGGGAAGCCCGCTGCGCAATGCCCCGCACACCGCCGTCGTCGTGGCAGCCAATGAATGGGACCGGGCCTACCCGCGCGAACAGGCCGCTTTCCCGCTGCGCAGCCTGCGCATGGACAAGTACTTCCCGCCGGTGGGCCGGATTGACGGCGCCGCAGGGGACCGGAACCTGATCTGCTCCTGCCCGCCCATCGAAGACTTCGAAAACTAG
- the cycA gene encoding D-serine/D-alanine/glycine transporter, producing MSEHRTRPPSDSAVPAPQNRAEKPHLARSLSSRHIQLLAIGGAIGTGLFMGSGKTISAAGPSVIFVYAIIGFMLFFVMRAMGELLLSNLRYKSFTDFSADLLGPWAGFFTGWTYWFCWVVTGIADVVAIAHYVTFWWGNAPLWIPALACILLLLALNLPTVKAFGETEFWFALVKIIAILTLIVVGLVMILTGFTHGNGVTAGFGNLWEHGGFFPTGPMGFVAGFQIAVFAFVGIELVGTTAAETKDPEKNLPRAVNSIPIRILLFYVGALVVLMAVIPWDEFSADESPFVGMFTLAGLGTAAAIVNFVVLTSAASSANSGIYSTSRMVFGLAQEGDAPRQFGRLSRRKVPQNALFFSCTFLLAGVALLYAGESVSAAFTLVSTISALCFMFVWSIILISYLVYRKRRPQLHEASKFKMPGGVVMAYLVLAFFAFILWTLTTQTDTLQALLVTPVWFVLLGIVYAVLRRTPVHQARVAAHHDDVARERAALTSAKP from the coding sequence ATGTCTGAGCACAGAACCCGCCCACCAAGCGACAGCGCTGTTCCCGCGCCGCAAAACAGGGCAGAGAAACCCCATCTCGCGCGTTCCCTGTCCAGCCGGCACATCCAGCTGCTGGCCATCGGCGGCGCCATCGGTACCGGTTTGTTCATGGGATCCGGCAAGACCATCTCCGCAGCCGGCCCGTCAGTGATCTTCGTCTACGCGATCATCGGCTTCATGCTCTTCTTCGTTATGCGGGCCATGGGCGAACTGCTGCTCTCCAACCTTCGCTACAAGTCCTTCACCGACTTCTCGGCGGACCTGCTGGGCCCCTGGGCCGGCTTCTTCACCGGTTGGACCTACTGGTTCTGCTGGGTGGTCACCGGCATTGCAGACGTGGTGGCGATTGCCCATTACGTCACCTTCTGGTGGGGCAACGCTCCCCTGTGGATACCGGCCCTGGCCTGCATCCTGCTGCTGCTGGCCTTGAACCTGCCGACCGTCAAGGCGTTCGGTGAAACCGAATTCTGGTTTGCGCTGGTCAAGATCATCGCCATCCTGACGCTCATCGTGGTGGGACTGGTCATGATCCTTACCGGCTTCACGCACGGCAACGGGGTTACCGCCGGCTTCGGCAACCTCTGGGAACACGGCGGCTTCTTCCCCACCGGCCCCATGGGCTTTGTCGCCGGCTTCCAGATTGCGGTGTTCGCGTTTGTCGGCATCGAACTGGTGGGCACCACCGCGGCGGAAACCAAGGATCCGGAAAAGAACCTGCCCCGGGCCGTGAACTCCATTCCGATCCGCATCCTGCTCTTCTACGTAGGCGCCCTGGTGGTGCTGATGGCCGTGATCCCCTGGGACGAATTCAGCGCCGATGAAAGCCCGTTCGTGGGTATGTTCACCCTGGCCGGGCTCGGCACCGCCGCTGCCATCGTGAACTTCGTAGTGTTGACATCCGCGGCATCTTCAGCGAATTCCGGGATATATTCCACTTCGCGTATGGTTTTCGGCCTGGCGCAGGAAGGCGATGCTCCGCGGCAGTTCGGCCGCCTGTCCCGGCGGAAAGTGCCCCAAAACGCCCTGTTCTTCTCCTGCACCTTCCTGCTGGCCGGCGTCGCCCTGCTGTACGCGGGAGAATCCGTCAGCGCCGCGTTCACCCTGGTGAGCACCATTTCGGCCCTGTGCTTTATGTTCGTCTGGTCCATCATCCTGATCAGCTACCTGGTGTACCGGAAGCGCCGGCCGCAGCTGCACGAGGCGTCGAAGTTTAAGATGCCCGGCGGCGTCGTGATGGCCTATCTGGTGCTGGCGTTCTTCGCGTTTATCCTGTGGACACTCACCACCCAGACAGACACCCTGCAGGCGCTCCTCGTGACCCCCGTGTGGTTCGTCCTGCTGGGCATCGTCTACGCCGTACTGCGCCGGACGCCCGTGCACCAGGCGCGGGTAGCGGCACACCACGACGACGTCGCCCGCGAACGCGCCGCACTCACGTCCGCAAAGCCGTAA